In Georgenia soli, a genomic segment contains:
- a CDS encoding adenine phosphoribosyltransferase: MMTAPAPSFSPELTDLVREHVREIPDFPAPGVLFRDITPLLADGPAFEGLVRGLADSYRGRVDAVAGLESRGFILAAPLAIELGVGMITVRKAGRLPGPVIGVDYALEYGTARMELRPDTIERGQRVLVIDDVLATGGTGAAAIELVERSGGEVVALAMLLELAALGGRSKLDGYQVDSVLVY, encoded by the coding sequence ATGATGACTGCACCTGCGCCGAGCTTCTCGCCGGAGCTGACGGACCTCGTGCGCGAGCACGTGCGGGAGATCCCGGACTTCCCGGCACCCGGCGTGCTCTTCCGCGACATCACGCCCCTGCTCGCCGACGGTCCGGCCTTCGAGGGGCTCGTCCGCGGCCTGGCGGACAGCTACCGGGGCCGGGTGGACGCCGTCGCGGGACTGGAGTCGCGCGGCTTCATCCTCGCCGCGCCGCTCGCGATCGAGCTCGGCGTCGGCATGATCACCGTCCGCAAGGCCGGTCGTCTGCCCGGCCCGGTCATCGGTGTGGACTACGCCCTCGAGTACGGCACCGCCCGCATGGAGCTGCGGCCGGACACCATCGAGCGGGGCCAGCGCGTCCTCGTGATCGACGACGTGCTCGCCACGGGTGGCACGGGCGCGGCGGCGATCGAGCTCGTCGAGCGCAGCGGGGGCGAGGTCGTCGCCCTTGCGATGCTGCTGGAGCTCGCGGCGCTCGGCGGGCGGAGCAAGCTGGACGGCTACCAGGTCGACTCCGTCCTGGTCTACTGA
- a CDS encoding RelA/SpoT family protein — MAGDRVPAAGEGSGTDTVVPGSRVRSRLVWLGSRGHSSPPAIEPLLRAVRANHPKADTQLIVRAYEVAEKAHRGQMRKSGDPYITHPVAVATILAELGMTPSTLAAALLHDTVEDTDYPLEQLRSEFGDEIALLVDGVTKLDKVTYGDAAQAETVRKMVVAMAKDIRVLVIKLADRLHNARTWKYVPAASAERKARETLEIYAPLAHRLGMNTIKWELEDLSFATLYPKVYEEIVHLVAERAPARDEYLRTVRLQIEDDLRTARIKGIVTGRPKHYYSIYQKMIVRGRDFDDIFDLVGVRVLVDTVRDCYAALGAMHARWTPLPGRFKDYIAMPKFNLYQSLHTTVVGPGGKPVEIQIRTHDMHRRAEYGVAAHWKYKENPNTKGGKAETPLATEEMGWLRQLVDWQRETADPGEFLDSLRFEMSGAQVYVFTPKGDVMALPSGATPVDFAYAVHTEVGHRTVGARVNGKLVPLDSMLENGDTVEIFTSRSEGAGPSQDWLTFVKSPRARNKIKAWFTKERREEAIEAGKNQLGKAMRKQNLPIQRLMSHDSLSALATEMRYADVSALYAAIGENHISATNVVQKLVQSMGGESGAEETLAEATMPGEHRPRARTGDTSVVVEGMSDTDIWVKLARCCTPVPGDPIVGFITRGSGVSVHRADCGNLEGLRSQPERMVGVSWAKSAQSSFLVQIQVEALDRNGLLSDVTRVLSENHVNILSASVSTSRDRVALSKFVFEMAEPSHLGHVLAAVRKIDGVFDAYRVTGTRSARTPAPDLGR, encoded by the coding sequence ATGGCAGGTGATCGGGTCCCGGCGGCGGGCGAGGGGAGCGGCACCGACACGGTGGTGCCCGGCTCCCGCGTGCGGTCCCGCCTGGTGTGGCTCGGCTCGCGCGGGCACTCCAGCCCGCCCGCGATCGAGCCGTTGCTGCGTGCCGTGCGGGCGAACCACCCCAAGGCCGACACGCAGCTGATCGTCCGGGCGTACGAGGTGGCGGAGAAGGCCCACCGCGGCCAGATGCGCAAGAGCGGCGACCCGTACATCACCCACCCCGTCGCCGTCGCGACCATCCTCGCCGAGCTGGGGATGACGCCGTCGACGCTCGCCGCGGCGTTGCTGCACGACACCGTCGAGGACACCGACTACCCGCTCGAGCAGCTGCGCAGCGAGTTCGGCGACGAGATCGCCCTGCTGGTCGACGGCGTGACGAAGCTGGACAAGGTCACCTACGGCGACGCCGCGCAGGCGGAGACCGTGCGCAAGATGGTCGTGGCGATGGCCAAGGACATCCGCGTGCTGGTCATCAAGCTCGCCGACCGGCTCCACAACGCCCGTACCTGGAAGTACGTCCCGGCCGCCTCGGCTGAGCGCAAGGCCCGCGAGACCCTCGAGATCTACGCCCCGCTGGCCCATCGTCTCGGGATGAACACCATCAAGTGGGAGCTCGAGGACCTCTCCTTCGCCACCCTCTACCCGAAGGTGTACGAGGAGATCGTCCATCTCGTCGCCGAGCGGGCACCGGCCCGGGACGAGTACCTGCGCACCGTGCGGCTCCAGATCGAGGACGATCTCCGGACGGCACGGATCAAGGGCATCGTCACCGGGCGGCCCAAGCACTACTACTCGATCTACCAGAAGATGATCGTGCGGGGCCGCGACTTCGACGACATCTTCGACCTCGTCGGTGTCCGCGTGCTGGTGGACACGGTCCGTGACTGCTACGCGGCCCTGGGCGCGATGCACGCCCGCTGGACCCCCCTCCCGGGGCGGTTCAAGGACTACATCGCGATGCCGAAGTTCAACCTCTACCAGTCCCTCCACACCACCGTGGTCGGCCCGGGCGGCAAACCCGTCGAGATCCAGATCCGCACCCACGACATGCACCGGCGCGCCGAGTACGGTGTCGCGGCGCACTGGAAGTACAAGGAGAACCCCAACACCAAGGGCGGCAAGGCCGAGACGCCGCTCGCGACGGAGGAGATGGGCTGGCTGCGCCAGCTCGTCGACTGGCAGCGCGAGACCGCCGACCCGGGGGAGTTCCTCGACTCGCTGCGCTTCGAGATGTCGGGCGCCCAGGTGTACGTCTTCACGCCGAAGGGCGACGTGATGGCGCTGCCGTCCGGTGCGACCCCGGTGGACTTCGCCTACGCGGTGCACACGGAGGTCGGCCACCGGACCGTCGGTGCCCGGGTCAACGGGAAGCTCGTCCCGCTGGACTCGATGCTGGAGAACGGCGACACGGTCGAGATCTTCACCTCCCGGTCCGAGGGCGCCGGCCCCAGCCAGGACTGGCTGACGTTCGTCAAGAGCCCGCGTGCCCGCAACAAGATCAAGGCGTGGTTCACCAAGGAGCGGCGCGAGGAGGCCATCGAGGCCGGGAAGAACCAGCTCGGCAAGGCGATGCGGAAGCAGAACCTGCCGATCCAGCGCCTGATGAGCCACGACTCGCTCTCGGCCCTCGCCACGGAGATGCGCTACGCGGACGTCTCGGCGCTGTACGCGGCGATCGGCGAGAACCACATCTCAGCCACGAACGTCGTCCAGAAGCTCGTGCAGTCCATGGGCGGGGAGTCCGGGGCGGAGGAGACCCTCGCCGAGGCCACCATGCCGGGGGAGCACCGGCCGCGTGCCCGCACGGGAGACACGAGCGTCGTCGTCGAGGGCATGTCCGACACGGACATCTGGGTCAAGCTCGCCCGGTGCTGCACGCCGGTGCCCGGCGACCCCATCGTCGGCTTCATCACACGCGGGTCCGGGGTGTCGGTGCACCGGGCGGACTGCGGCAACCTCGAGGGCCTGCGGTCGCAGCCGGAGCGCATGGTCGGGGTGAGCTGGGCGAAGAGCGCCCAGAGCTCCTTCCTCGTGCAGATCCAGGTGGAGGCGCTGGACCGCAACGGCCTGCTCTCGGACGTCACGCGGGTGCTGTCCGAGAACCACGTGAACATCCTGTCGGCCTCGGTGAGCACCTCGCGGGACCGCGTCGCGCTGAGCAAGTTCGTCTTCGAGATGGCCGAGCCGTCGCACCTCGGGCACGTCCTCGCCGCCGTGCGAAAGATCGACGGCGTGTTCGACGCCTACCGCGTCACCGGTACGCGCAGCGCGCGGACCCCGGCGCCGGACCTGGGCCGCTGA
- a CDS encoding DUF349 domain-containing protein: MTEQPTSRDSQEPTTEQPSSPGDDQPQDVQPQDVGAAADGTAGAEDGGTAAEASADQASSATDVTGSSGSPLGAGDSGPAEESAPAATDGVPATASDEQSSSSGDVPPSGGEEVPPTAGEDVPPTTGEEIPPTAGAEAPQAAEAAAGTPVDTSGTPEASSATEAPAEGAGAPESPTGSEPAAPAPSASAPSVPSPSAMPRPRPVPRPVPTPAAVAPVASQPAVVPPVDPHDAAEAAAWGRVDDDGTVWVREASGERSVGQYTGADTEEALGFYVRRFLDLQAQVALFEARLPQLAPKEIDQTLATLSESLEAPAAVGDVDGLRQRLERLREGAEERRKQAAAEREAAKAQAVAERTAIVEKAEQIAEQDPARTQWKQSGQRLRDLLEEWKNAQRNGPRLDRATEDKLWKRFSHARTAFDRHRRQYFSELDAAQSSVKDTKERLIARAEELSSSTDWGRTAAAYRQLMDEWKAAGRASRKDDDALWARFRAAQQRFFDARSAQNAEIDAEYGENLKVKLALLEQAEALLPVTDPRAARAALRPIQDQWDEAGKVPRAEVQRVEGRMRAVEQAVRDAEQAEWDRSNPETRARVEGAAAQLHSAIEQLEAELEKARAGGDAKQVADAEAALEARRAWLDQIQRAAQG; the protein is encoded by the coding sequence GTGACCGAGCAGCCGACCTCGCGCGACAGCCAGGAGCCCACCACCGAACAGCCCTCGTCGCCGGGGGACGACCAGCCTCAGGACGTCCAGCCGCAGGACGTGGGCGCTGCTGCCGACGGTACCGCGGGCGCCGAGGACGGCGGCACGGCTGCCGAGGCGTCTGCCGACCAGGCGTCCTCCGCGACCGACGTCACCGGCAGTTCCGGGTCTCCGCTCGGCGCCGGGGACTCCGGTCCGGCGGAGGAGTCCGCGCCGGCCGCGACCGACGGCGTGCCGGCTACGGCGTCGGACGAGCAGTCCTCCTCGAGCGGGGACGTGCCGCCGAGCGGCGGTGAGGAGGTTCCCCCGACCGCGGGCGAGGACGTGCCGCCGACCACCGGCGAGGAGATTCCCCCGACCGCGGGTGCGGAGGCGCCTCAGGCAGCCGAAGCGGCGGCCGGCACGCCGGTCGACACGTCCGGCACCCCCGAAGCATCTAGTGCCACCGAGGCGCCGGCTGAGGGCGCCGGCGCTCCGGAGTCCCCGACCGGTTCGGAGCCGGCGGCTCCGGCCCCGTCGGCTTCGGCCCCGTCCGTCCCGAGCCCGTCCGCCATGCCGCGCCCGCGCCCGGTCCCACGTCCCGTGCCCACCCCGGCGGCGGTGGCGCCTGTGGCGTCGCAGCCCGCGGTGGTGCCGCCGGTCGACCCGCACGACGCTGCCGAGGCGGCTGCCTGGGGACGCGTCGACGACGACGGGACCGTGTGGGTGCGCGAGGCCAGCGGCGAGCGGTCGGTGGGCCAGTACACCGGTGCAGACACCGAGGAGGCGCTCGGCTTCTACGTCCGTCGCTTCCTCGACCTCCAGGCCCAGGTGGCGCTGTTCGAGGCTCGGCTCCCCCAGCTCGCCCCCAAGGAGATCGACCAGACCCTCGCCACCCTGTCCGAGTCGCTGGAGGCGCCGGCCGCCGTCGGGGACGTCGACGGGCTGCGCCAGCGGCTCGAGCGGCTGCGCGAGGGCGCCGAGGAGCGGCGCAAGCAGGCGGCCGCCGAGCGTGAGGCGGCCAAGGCCCAGGCCGTCGCGGAGCGCACCGCCATCGTGGAGAAGGCGGAGCAGATCGCCGAGCAGGACCCGGCCCGCACCCAGTGGAAGCAGTCCGGTCAGCGGCTCCGCGATCTGCTCGAGGAGTGGAAGAACGCGCAGCGCAACGGCCCGCGCCTCGACCGCGCGACCGAGGACAAGCTGTGGAAGCGCTTCTCGCACGCGCGCACGGCCTTCGACCGCCACCGTCGCCAGTACTTCTCCGAGCTTGACGCCGCCCAGAGCTCCGTCAAGGACACGAAGGAGCGGCTCATCGCCCGTGCGGAGGAGCTCTCGTCCTCGACCGACTGGGGCCGGACGGCCGCGGCCTACCGCCAGCTGATGGACGAGTGGAAGGCGGCCGGCCGCGCGTCCCGCAAGGACGACGACGCGCTGTGGGCACGCTTCCGGGCCGCGCAGCAGCGGTTCTTCGACGCCCGCAGCGCCCAGAACGCCGAGATCGACGCGGAGTACGGCGAGAACCTCAAGGTGAAGCTCGCGTTGCTGGAGCAGGCGGAGGCCCTGCTGCCGGTGACGGACCCGCGCGCCGCCCGTGCCGCGCTGCGGCCCATCCAGGACCAGTGGGACGAGGCCGGCAAGGTGCCCCGCGCCGAGGTTCAGCGCGTCGAGGGCCGCATGCGCGCCGTCGAGCAGGCGGTGCGCGACGCCGAGCAGGCCGAGTGGGACCGCTCGAACCCGGAGACCCGGGCGCGCGTCGAGGGTGCTGCCGCGCAGCTGCACTCGGCGATCGAGCAGCTCGAGGCCGAGCTGGAGAAGGCGCGCGCCGGCGGTGACGCCAAGCAGGTGGCGGACGCCGAGGCGGCGCTCGAGGCCCGCCGGGCCTGGCTCGACCAGATCCAGCGCGCCGCACAGGGCTGA
- a CDS encoding MBL fold metallo-hydrolase yields the protein MLLLRTTTTVLEAHCYVVAPHDGAAALVVDPGAGSAPEVRRLLAEHGLQVGAVALTHAHADHLWDAAAVAGDAPVYVAPPDLYRLDDPAGALGEPLATLFQDLAVDPWRRPTDVRPLPGELFSGGGAEIVPGVTVRAVPAPGHTEGSTVLLLSGAPVTAGAIPTGPDVHPDATGRYLVALCGDVIFAGSVGRTDLPGGDEREMIATLRTLSSSLAPTTVLLPGHGPSTVLSRELAANPHVRAAFSAR from the coding sequence ATGCTTCTGCTGAGGACGACCACCACCGTGCTGGAGGCCCACTGCTACGTGGTGGCGCCGCACGACGGCGCCGCGGCGCTCGTCGTCGACCCCGGGGCCGGGTCCGCCCCCGAGGTCAGGCGGCTGCTCGCCGAGCACGGGCTGCAGGTGGGCGCTGTCGCCCTGACGCACGCCCACGCCGACCACCTCTGGGACGCGGCGGCCGTGGCCGGTGACGCGCCCGTCTACGTGGCGCCTCCGGACCTGTACCGGCTGGACGACCCGGCCGGCGCCCTCGGCGAGCCGCTCGCCACGTTGTTCCAGGACCTCGCCGTCGACCCGTGGCGGCGCCCCACGGACGTGCGGCCGCTGCCCGGCGAGCTGTTCTCCGGCGGAGGCGCCGAGATCGTGCCCGGTGTGACGGTGCGCGCCGTGCCTGCGCCCGGCCACACCGAGGGCTCTACGGTCCTGCTCCTGAGCGGCGCGCCCGTCACCGCGGGCGCCATCCCGACCGGTCCGGACGTCCACCCGGACGCGACCGGCCGGTACCTCGTCGCGCTGTGCGGGGACGTCATCTTCGCCGGGTCCGTCGGCCGCACCGACCTGCCCGGCGGAGACGAGCGCGAGATGATCGCCACGCTGCGCACGCTCTCCTCCTCCCTCGCGCCGACCACGGTGCTCCTGCCGGGCCACGGACCCTCGACCGTCCTGTCCCGCGAGCTGGCCGCGAACCCGCACGTGCGGGCGGCGTTCTCCGCACGCTGA
- the hisS gene encoding histidine--tRNA ligase, protein MARASSLSGFPEWLPDGRVVEQHVLDSLRRTFELHGFAGIETRAVEPLSQLLRKGETSKEVYLLRRLQEDVDEETDPDKQLGLHFDLTVPFARWVLEHAGQLAFPFKRYQIQKVWRGERPQDGRFREFTQADIDVVGADTLPFHFEVELPLVMAEALAALPIPPVRISVNNRKVAQGFYEAIGLEDVESALRVIDKLDKIGPEGVARSLMDEAGATPDQAGLALELASISGTDASVADQVLALGARSELLETGLQELVTLVEAAHERSPGTVVADLKIARGLDYYTGSVYETTLVGHENLGSICSGGRYDSLASDGRRTFPGVGLSIGVSRLLARVLGDGLAGATRAVPTAVLVAVTDEEHRRTSDRVAQALRARGIPADVAPAAAKFGKQIRYADRRGIPFVWFPGEEGDEVKDIRSGEQVPADAGAWEPPAEDRWPRVVTGEGAGAR, encoded by the coding sequence ATGGCACGAGCGTCCTCACTGTCCGGTTTTCCCGAGTGGCTCCCCGACGGCCGCGTGGTCGAGCAGCATGTCCTCGACTCGCTGCGCCGCACCTTCGAGCTGCACGGGTTCGCCGGGATCGAGACGCGGGCGGTGGAGCCGCTCTCCCAGCTGCTGCGGAAGGGGGAGACCTCCAAGGAGGTCTACCTGCTGCGTCGCCTCCAGGAGGACGTCGACGAGGAGACCGACCCCGACAAGCAGCTCGGGCTCCACTTCGACCTCACGGTGCCGTTCGCCCGCTGGGTCCTCGAGCACGCGGGGCAGCTCGCCTTCCCGTTCAAGCGCTACCAGATCCAGAAGGTCTGGCGCGGCGAGCGGCCCCAGGACGGGCGCTTCCGGGAGTTCACCCAGGCGGACATCGACGTCGTCGGTGCCGACACGCTGCCCTTCCACTTCGAGGTCGAGCTGCCGCTCGTCATGGCCGAGGCCCTCGCCGCCCTGCCCATCCCGCCGGTGCGCATCAGCGTCAACAACCGCAAGGTGGCGCAGGGGTTCTACGAGGCGATCGGCCTCGAGGACGTCGAGTCGGCGCTGCGAGTCATCGACAAGCTCGACAAGATCGGCCCCGAGGGGGTCGCCCGGTCGCTGATGGACGAGGCGGGCGCGACCCCCGACCAGGCCGGCCTCGCGCTCGAGCTCGCCTCCATCAGCGGCACGGACGCCTCGGTGGCCGACCAGGTCCTCGCCCTCGGAGCCCGCTCCGAGCTGCTCGAGACCGGCCTGCAGGAGCTCGTCACCCTGGTCGAGGCGGCCCACGAGCGCTCGCCCGGCACCGTCGTCGCCGACCTCAAGATCGCCCGCGGCCTCGACTACTACACCGGCTCCGTCTACGAGACGACGCTCGTGGGGCACGAGAACCTGGGGTCGATCTGCTCCGGCGGCCGGTACGACTCCCTCGCCTCGGACGGGCGGCGCACCTTCCCGGGCGTCGGGCTGTCGATCGGCGTCTCCCGCCTGCTCGCCCGTGTGCTCGGCGACGGGCTCGCCGGCGCCACCCGCGCCGTGCCGACCGCAGTGCTCGTGGCCGTCACCGACGAGGAGCACCGGCGCACGTCCGACCGCGTCGCCCAGGCGCTGCGCGCCCGCGGCATCCCCGCCGACGTCGCGCCGGCGGCGGCGAAGTTCGGCAAGCAGATCCGGTACGCGGACCGGCGCGGGATCCCCTTCGTCTGGTTCCCCGGCGAGGAGGGCGACGAGGTCAAGGACATCCGGTCGGGCGAGCAGGTCCCCGCCGACGCCGGAGCCTGGGAACCCCCGGCGGAGGACCGGTGGCCCCGCGTGGTGACCGGCGAGGGCGCGGGGGCGCGATGA
- a CDS encoding dynamin family protein — translation MTTSIPAGTGDGARAVLGALGELRQVLEDVTFPLDIEDAAMSRADRQEVLDQLADYVIPRYEQLEAPLLAVVGGSTGAGKSTLVNALVREHVTTASAIRPTTRRPLLVHHPDDAAWFADDRIFPGLARVTVAPGSPPTPGTAGEAGVHRELELRASGALPRGLALLDAPDIDSVVTENRQLANQLLAAADLWVFVTTAARYGDAIPWALLTEAADRRIVVAVVLDRVPHGVSAEVRHDLASRLEDEGLGRAPLFVISETTMGEDGLLPADDVAPLQGWLRGIAADAGSRASVARQTLGGAVDAALARASLVAEGTQHQTQALVRLAAHVDEAYAQAHHRIMTATADGAMLRGEVLSRWQEFVGTGDFFRSVEAQVGRVRDRIGNFLRGRPAPTEQVEVAIETGLQTLLVAEAERAAAEVDHLWRREPGARDVLAAATAALPSEERLTEDAAAEVRGWQDELLGMVRREGADKRLTARMLSFGVNGLGIALMVVMFASTAGLTGAEIAIAGGTAVVAQKLLEAVFGDEAVRKMTTAARKDLHARAGKLLAAQADSYRHALADLGVDPAATERIAGAITAVRAARRAEAGL, via the coding sequence ATGACCACGTCCATCCCGGCGGGCACGGGCGACGGCGCCCGTGCGGTCCTGGGAGCGCTGGGCGAGCTGCGCCAGGTGCTCGAGGACGTGACCTTCCCGCTCGACATCGAGGACGCCGCCATGTCGCGCGCGGACCGTCAGGAGGTCCTGGACCAGCTCGCCGACTACGTCATCCCCCGGTACGAGCAGCTGGAGGCGCCCCTGCTCGCCGTCGTCGGCGGCTCGACCGGGGCGGGGAAGTCGACCCTCGTCAACGCGCTGGTGCGCGAGCACGTCACGACGGCCTCGGCCATCCGGCCCACCACCCGTCGGCCGCTCCTGGTCCATCATCCCGACGACGCCGCCTGGTTCGCGGACGACCGCATCTTCCCGGGGCTCGCCCGCGTCACCGTCGCCCCCGGCTCGCCGCCCACCCCCGGCACGGCGGGCGAGGCCGGCGTGCACCGGGAGCTCGAGCTGCGCGCCTCCGGAGCCCTGCCGCGCGGCCTGGCGCTGCTCGACGCGCCAGACATCGACTCCGTCGTCACGGAGAACCGCCAGCTCGCCAACCAGCTGCTGGCCGCGGCCGACCTGTGGGTCTTCGTCACCACGGCCGCCCGCTACGGCGACGCCATCCCGTGGGCGCTGCTGACCGAGGCGGCGGACCGGCGGATCGTCGTCGCCGTCGTCCTCGACCGCGTTCCGCACGGCGTCAGCGCCGAGGTCCGGCACGACCTCGCGTCGCGGCTGGAGGACGAGGGGCTCGGCCGAGCCCCGCTCTTCGTCATCAGCGAGACCACCATGGGGGAGGACGGCCTCCTGCCCGCCGACGACGTCGCCCCGCTCCAGGGCTGGCTGCGCGGCATCGCGGCCGACGCCGGCTCCCGAGCCTCCGTGGCCCGGCAGACACTCGGCGGCGCGGTCGACGCCGCCCTCGCCCGCGCCTCCCTCGTCGCCGAGGGCACCCAGCACCAGACCCAGGCCCTCGTGCGCCTGGCCGCGCACGTGGACGAGGCCTACGCCCAGGCCCACCACCGGATCATGACCGCGACGGCCGACGGCGCGATGCTGCGCGGGGAGGTCCTCTCCCGCTGGCAGGAGTTCGTCGGGACCGGGGACTTCTTCCGGTCCGTCGAGGCGCAGGTGGGGCGCGTCCGGGACCGCATCGGGAACTTCCTCCGGGGGCGGCCGGCCCCCACCGAGCAGGTCGAGGTCGCCATCGAGACGGGGCTGCAGACGCTGCTCGTCGCGGAGGCCGAGCGGGCCGCGGCCGAGGTGGACCACCTGTGGCGGCGGGAGCCCGGCGCCCGTGACGTGCTGGCGGCCGCCACCGCGGCGTTGCCGAGCGAGGAACGTCTCACGGAGGACGCCGCGGCCGAGGTCCGTGGTTGGCAGGACGAGCTGCTGGGCATGGTCCGCCGCGAGGGCGCCGACAAGCGGCTGACCGCGCGGATGCTCTCCTTCGGTGTCAACGGGTTGGGGATCGCACTCATGGTGGTCATGTTCGCCTCGACGGCCGGCCTGACCGGGGCGGAGATCGCCATCGCGGGCGGGACCGCCGTAGTCGCCCAGAAGCTCCTCGAGGCCGTCTTCGGCGACGAGGCGGTGCGGAAGATGACCACCGCGGCCCGCAAGGACCTGCACGCACGGGCGGGGAAGCTGCTCGCTGCGCAGGCCGACAGCTACCGGCACGCGCTGGCGGACCTCGGTGTCGACCCTGCCGCCACCGAACGCATCGCCGGGGCGATCACCGCCGTGCGTGCCGCCCGCCGGGCGGAGGCCGGCCTGTGA
- a CDS encoding GTPase: MRLLHRHRADPTASLPEDLDKLREAVDVAADHLPAVTVERAKALVQRAEQRQNLATGRTVVALLGATGSGKSTLFNALVGREVARAAARRPTTTRPLAAVWGDDDAAELLDWLDVPERTGATGPEELDGLVLLDLPDIDSTAREHRRIATRMAGTVDVLVWVLDPQKYADVIVHRDYLAPMAAHADVTLVVLNQIDTLAAGEREGVLRDLGAILARDGLTGVEVLPVSARTGEGVAELRDRVATVVATTRAARLRLAADVRTSAAELARAAELDGIDGEPPVHVGERPAARLSAAAAQAAGVDAVREAVRGSYVRAARRRVGWPPVRWVARLRPDPLRRLHLDTAREDGSLTRTSLPAPTPVQEAAVRSAAHALVASSTTHLPGSWRDDVLQDVEARIPSLVDSLDQRIAGAELEQTRRPAWWGVLGLLQWLFLAAAVVGAGWLGVLAGVAYLRLPEPVTPMAGPVPWPTALLVGGVAVGLVLAVVGAVLARLGARRRARRVDERLRAVVQETVQAQVVTPLEEQLAEFATFHRTVTALAR, from the coding sequence GTGAGGCTCCTGCACCGCCACCGCGCGGACCCGACCGCCAGCCTGCCCGAGGACCTCGACAAGCTGCGCGAGGCCGTCGACGTCGCCGCCGACCACCTTCCCGCCGTCACCGTCGAACGGGCGAAGGCCCTCGTGCAGCGCGCCGAGCAGCGGCAGAACCTCGCGACCGGCCGGACCGTGGTCGCGCTGCTCGGCGCCACCGGCTCGGGGAAGTCGACCCTCTTCAACGCCCTCGTCGGGCGCGAGGTCGCCCGGGCGGCCGCCCGCCGGCCCACCACCACGCGCCCGCTCGCCGCGGTGTGGGGCGACGACGACGCCGCAGAGCTGCTCGACTGGCTCGACGTGCCCGAGCGCACCGGCGCCACCGGCCCGGAGGAGCTCGACGGGCTCGTGCTGCTGGACCTGCCCGACATCGACTCCACCGCTCGGGAGCACCGCCGGATCGCCACCCGCATGGCCGGAACCGTGGACGTGCTCGTGTGGGTCCTCGACCCCCAGAAGTACGCGGACGTGATCGTCCACCGCGACTACCTCGCCCCCATGGCCGCGCACGCGGACGTGACGCTCGTGGTGCTCAACCAGATCGACACCCTCGCGGCCGGGGAGCGGGAGGGCGTCCTGCGCGACCTCGGCGCGATCCTGGCGCGGGACGGCCTCACCGGGGTGGAGGTGCTGCCGGTCTCCGCGCGCACGGGCGAGGGGGTGGCCGAGCTGCGAGACCGCGTGGCGACGGTCGTCGCGACCACCCGGGCTGCCCGGCTGCGCCTGGCGGCCGACGTACGCACCAGCGCCGCCGAGCTGGCCCGCGCGGCCGAGCTCGACGGGATCGACGGCGAACCCCCGGTGCACGTGGGGGAGCGGCCGGCCGCCCGGCTGAGCGCCGCGGCCGCGCAGGCAGCGGGCGTCGACGCGGTCCGGGAGGCGGTCCGGGGCTCGTACGTGCGCGCCGCGCGCAGGCGCGTGGGCTGGCCGCCGGTGCGCTGGGTCGCGCGGCTGCGGCCGGACCCGCTGCGCCGCCTGCACCTGGACACCGCTCGTGAGGACGGCAGCCTGACCCGCACGTCGCTGCCCGCACCCACCCCGGTGCAGGAGGCGGCCGTCCGCTCGGCCGCGCACGCCCTGGTCGCGTCGTCGACGACGCACCTCCCCGGCTCCTGGCGTGACGACGTGCTGCAGGACGTCGAGGCGCGTATCCCCTCCCTGGTCGACTCCCTCGACCAGCGGATCGCCGGTGCGGAGCTCGAGCAGACCCGGCGTCCCGCGTGGTGGGGCGTGCTGGGCCTCCTGCAGTGGCTCTTCCTGGCGGCGGCGGTCGTGGGGGCGGGGTGGCTGGGCGTCCTGGCCGGGGTCGCCTACCTGCGCCTGCCCGAGCCGGTCACCCCGATGGCGGGGCCGGTGCCCTGGCCGACGGCCCTCCTGGTCGGCGGGGTCGCCGTCGGGCTGGTGCTCGCCGTGGTCGGCGCCGTGCTCGCGCGCCTCGGGGCGCGCCGACGCGCGCGGCGGGTGGACGAGCGCCTGCGCGCCGTGGTCCAGGAGACGGTGCAGGCGCAGGTCGTCACGCCGCTGGAGGAGCAGCTCGCCGAGTTCGCGACCTTCCACCGCACCGTCACCGCACTGGCGCGCTGA